The following nucleotide sequence is from Nocardioides eburneiflavus.
CCGCGAGCAGCTGGTGCAGACGCAGCTGCCCGAGGGCGCCGCGGTCGCCACGCAGTTCATGCCCGACACGGTCAGCGGCTACAACACCGAGCTCGAGCCCTACGCGTACGACCCCGACGAGGCGAAGCGACTGCTGGCCGAGGCCGGGGCCGAGGGCATGACGCTCAACTTCGCGTACCCCACCGAGGTGAGCCGCCCGTACATGCCGGACCCGCAGAAGATCTACGAGGCGCTGCGCACCGACCTCGAGGCCGTGGGCATCAAGGTGAAGGTGTCGACGGCGTCCTGGAACGGCGGCTACCTCGACAACGTGTCCGGCGAGCCGGGCAAGTACGACGCCTACATCCTCGGCTGGACCGGCGACTACGACTCGGCCTACAACTTCATCGGCACGTTCTTCGGCAACCTGAAGGACAACGACTTCGGCACCGACGTCATGCCGTGGGGCAAGCAGCTGGCCGACGACCTCAAGGCCGCGGACGCCATCGTCGACGAGGACGAGCGCGGCGCCGCGTGGGAGGAGATCAACCGCCAGATCATGGAGGAGTACCTCCCCGGCCTGCCGATCAGCCACTCGCCGCCCGCCCTCGTGGTCGGACCCGGCGTCGACGGAGTGATCCCGAGCCCGCTCACGGCCGAGGAGTTCGACACCGTCACCGTGGGCGGTGAGTGAGGCACCCACCGCCCCGTGACACGTGATGTGTGAGTCAGGGGGTCGTCCCGGCGGGACGACCCCCCGACCCGCTGGTGGCTGAGGAGAACCATGCTTCGTTTCGCCGTGCGACGCCTCCTGCAGATGGTGGGCGTCCTGCTCGTCCTGTCATTTCTCGTCTTCGTCTGGTTGCGCTCCCTGCCGGGCGGCCCGGTGTCCGCCCTGCTCGGTGAGCGGCAGACCGAGGCCCGGAGGGAGGCGCTGGAGCAGGCTCTGGGCCTCGACCAGCCGCTGCCCGTCCAGTACCTGCGGTTCATGCAGCGAGCCTTCCGGGGTGACTTCGGCGTGTCGACCCAGGTGCTCCCGGGCGAGGACGCGCTGGACATCTTCCTGACTCGCCTGCCGGCGACGCTGGAGCTGTCGTTCTTCGCGCTGGTCATCGCCATCGCGCTCGGCATCCCGCTCGGCTACCTCGCGGCGCGGCGCAAGGGCACCGCGCTCGACACCACCACCGTGATCTCCTCGCTCGTCGGGGTGGCCGTCCCGGTCTTCTTCACGGCGTTCCTGCTGAAGTACTTCTTCGCGGTGGAGTGGAACCTCCTCCCCGTCTCGGGCCGGCAGAGCATCGGCCTGGACGCGACCCGTGTCACCGGACTCTTCGTCCTCGACGGGATCCTGACGCGGGAGTGGGATGCCGCCTGGGACGCCCTCAAGCACCTGGTGCTGCCCTCAGTGGCCCTGGCCACCATCCCGTTCGCCGTGGTCTTCCGCATCACCCGGGCCTCGGTGCTCGACGTGCTGGACGAGGACTACGTGCGCACCGCGGAGGCCAAGGGACTCACGGCCCGGGTGATCCGCGGACGCCACGTGCTGCGCAACGCCATGCTGCCCGTGGTCACCACCGTGGGTCTCCAGGTCGGCGCACTGCTGTCCGGGGCGGTCCTCACCGAGACCGTGTTCTCGTGGCGGGGGGTCGGGCAGGCCCTCGCCGAGGGCTTCCTGCAGAAGGACTACCCCGTGCTGCAGGTCCTGATCATGGCCGCGGCCGCGATCTACGTCCTCGTCAACCTGCTGGTGGACATCACCTATGCCCTCATCGACCCCCGGATCCGGACGAGGTGAGCCGCCATGACCTCTGAGACCCCCCAGCCACCCCCACAGCGCACGTCGTACGCCGACCGCCGCAAGCAGCGCCTGGACGCGCTGGCGGCTGCCTCGGCCGACGAGGAGGGCGGCGTCTCCCTGATCCTCAGTGCCTGGCGGCGGCTGCGTCGCAACCCGGTCTTCCTCGTCGGCCTGGCGATCACGGTCACGTTCGTCGTGCTGGCGCTCGTCGCTCCGTGGCTCGCGCCCTACGACCCGGCGGCACGCCCGCTCCTCGACGACATCCGGCCCCAGTCCAACCCCGTTCCCGGGCCCGAGCCCGGACACCCGCTCGGCGGCGACGACAAGGGGCGCGACCTGCTGTCCCGCCTCCTCGTCGGCAGCCAGCAGACGCTGATGGTGGGCGTCCTGGCCACCCTGTTCGGCCTCCTCGGCGGCGTCACGCTCGGCACCATCGCCGGTGCGTTCGCCGGCTGGGCCGACTCGCTGGTGATGCGGATCGTCGACGTGATGCTGTCCATCCCGTCGCTCCTGCTGGCGTTCACGATCGCCGCACTGGCCAGCAGTCCGAGCCAGTGGACGCTCATCGTCGCCATCGCGACGGTCCAGGTGCCGATCTTCGCCCGGCTGCTGCGCGGGTCGATGCTGGGCCAACGCGCCAGCGACCACGTCCTCGCAGCGCGGTCCCTCGGGGTCAAGCCGCACGCGATCGTGTTCCGGCACATGCTGCCCAACGCGCTGGGCCCGGTGATCGTGCAGGCGACGCTGGTGCTGGCGGTCGCCATCATCGACGCGGCCGCGCTGTCCTTCCTGGGCCTGGGCAATCCCGACGACCGACGGCCCGAGTGGGGGCAGATGCTCGGAGCGGCCCAGCCCTACCTCGGGCAGGAGCCCCACCTCGCCTTCTACCCCGCCGCCTGCATCATCGTGGTCGCGCTGGGGTTCACGCTGATGGGCGAGTCGCTGCGCGAGGCCCTCGACCCCAAGACCCGGAGGTGAGTGCGATGAGCACGCAGCCACTCCATCCCGCCCCCCGGCACGGCGAACCGCTGCTGGCGGTGCGCGACCTGCGCGTGACGTTCGGTCGTCGCGGCGAGGAGCCCTTCCGCGCCGTCGACGGCGTCAGCTTCGACGTACGCCCCGGCCAGACGGTCGGCCTGGTCGGCGAGTCCGGGTGCGGCAAGTCCGTCACCTCGCTGGCGGTCATGGGCCTGCTGCCCACCCGGGGCAACACCGTCGAGGGCTCGGCCGTCTTCGACGGCGAGGACCTGTTGTCGCTGTCGCCTGCGCAGATGCGCGACCGACGCGGCGCCG
It contains:
- a CDS encoding ABC transporter permease is translated as MTSETPQPPPQRTSYADRRKQRLDALAAASADEEGGVSLILSAWRRLRRNPVFLVGLAITVTFVVLALVAPWLAPYDPAARPLLDDIRPQSNPVPGPEPGHPLGGDDKGRDLLSRLLVGSQQTLMVGVLATLFGLLGGVTLGTIAGAFAGWADSLVMRIVDVMLSIPSLLLAFTIAALASSPSQWTLIVAIATVQVPIFARLLRGSMLGQRASDHVLAARSLGVKPHAIVFRHMLPNALGPVIVQATLVLAVAIIDAAALSFLGLGNPDDRRPEWGQMLGAAQPYLGQEPHLAFYPAACIIVVALGFTLMGESLREALDPKTRR
- a CDS encoding ABC transporter permease; amino-acid sequence: MLRFAVRRLLQMVGVLLVLSFLVFVWLRSLPGGPVSALLGERQTEARREALEQALGLDQPLPVQYLRFMQRAFRGDFGVSTQVLPGEDALDIFLTRLPATLELSFFALVIAIALGIPLGYLAARRKGTALDTTTVISSLVGVAVPVFFTAFLLKYFFAVEWNLLPVSGRQSIGLDATRVTGLFVLDGILTREWDAAWDALKHLVLPSVALATIPFAVVFRITRASVLDVLDEDYVRTAEAKGLTARVIRGRHVLRNAMLPVVTTVGLQVGALLSGAVLTETVFSWRGVGQALAEGFLQKDYPVLQVLIMAAAAIYVLVNLLVDITYALIDPRIRTR